Below is a window of Clostridiales bacterium DNA.
CACCAGCACAGGCTGGTGCCCCAGCCCTGGAATACGCCGCCGTTGAATTCGGACGTATTCCGGGGATCCAGTGTAACGGTCCGGTCCGCTGCCGGCACGGCAGGTCCGGCGCAGGAGGACAGCAGGCAGCCCGCCATTACCAGGGTCATGCATTTTCCCAGTTTATTCATCGGTGGTATATCTCCTTTTCCGGTTGATTCATTATACAATGAACCGTCCGGAAAAGCATCCGGAAACCGTCCGGAAGTTTTCATAAATCCTTCACAGAAGGAACAGAAAACAATAACGCAGCCGGGATATGATACAGTTACAGCAGAGGAGAGATCTGCAGAGGCTCCTCGATCATATAGATCACTGGCCCGCTGCGGAGGAAAAGGATTCCGAACCGCAGCGGGCCAGACGATTGGCCGGAAACACCCGCATGCCGGCGGGAGTTCAGCGGCACAGAAAAACCCCGGGTCCTGTTCTGAAACGGATCCGGGGTTTTTGCGTGCGTCCGGGAGGCCGGGATTTATTTGATTCCGGTCAGGGCAATGCCCTCGATGAACTGCCGCTGGAAAATGGCATAGATGATAATCAGCGGGATCGTGGCCAGCATGGCGCCGGCCATGATGCTGGGATAGTCCGTAATATACTGCCCCTGCAGGTAGCTGAGGCCGGCGGAAAGGGTCATCTTGGCCTTTTCCGTGTTGACGATCATGGGCCACATCAGGTTGTTCCAGGCAAATCGCAGCGTCAGTACGCCCAGGGAGACCAAGCCGGGTTTGATCAGCGGAAGCATGATCCGCAGGTAGGTCCTGCCGTGGCCGCAGCCATCAATCCGGGCGGCGTCCTCCAGCTCCAGCGGAATGGTCATGAAGAACTGCCGCATCAGGAAGGTGCCGAAGGCGCTGAACAGGTTGGGAAGGTAGATAGCGTGCAGCGTATTGAGCAGCTTCATCTTCTGGATGATCAGGTACTGGGGCAGGATCAGGAAAGAGCTCGGGATCATCAGCACGGACAGGCAGAGGACGAAAAGGAAATTCCGCCCCGGGAACCGGATCCGCGCGAAGGCATACCCGGCAAGCGAGCACAGCAGGAGCTGGCCGGCTACAATGATCACGGAGGTGAGGATCGTGTTCCAGTACATCTGGAAGAAAGGCAGCTTATTGCCCAGGGAAGTATAGGCGTCCGTATTCCAGGCGCGCGGAAGGATGGACGGCGGGATGGAGACTGCCTCCATCGAGGTTTTCATGGAGGTCAGGAACATCCAGACGAACGGGGCCAGCGTGATGACGCAGCCCAGGAGGAGCACGATATAGATCACGATCTTTCCGTATTCGGGACGCCTGCGGGGATGTGTGCGGCGGATTGCTGTATCCATTGCTGCTGCCTCCTTTCCTCAGTCATAATGGACCCATTTTTTCTGCATCCGCATCTGGATCAGCGTGAGCACCATGATGATTACGAACAGCAGCACCGCGATTGCGCTGGCATAGCCCTTGGCGGAATATTCAAACGCGTTCCGGTAGAAGTACATTACGATGCTCTGGGCATACTTCATGGCGATGCTCTTTGTCGGAAGCATCATATAGATCGTATCGAAAATCTGGAGCGTGGAGATCACCGTTGTGATGACCACGAAGAAGAGGGTGGGCGTTACCAGCGGAATGGTGATGCTGAGGAACTGCCGGATCTTGCCGGCGCCCTCCAGCTCCGCCGCCTCATAGTAGGTGGAGGAGATTCCCTGGATGCCCGCCAGCAGGATGATCATGTTGTAGCCGATGCCCATCCAGATGGACACAATGCTGATACAGACCAGAACTGTGTCCTTGCCGGAAAGCCAGGGCTGCGGAGTACCGCCGAGGGACTTGATCAGGTGATTCAGGATGCCGAAATCCCCGTTGAAGATCCAGCGCCAGACCATGGCAATCGCGGCGGCCATGGTGACCGTGGGAATGAAGAAGATGACCCGGAATACATCGCGGCCCCGGATCCTCGTGTTCAGCAGCGCGGCAAGGATCAGCGCGAGAACAACGGTCAGCGGGATGATGATCACCGCATACATCAGTGTGTTGCCCAGGGACTGCCACATTGTGCCGTCCTGGAACATTTTGGTATAGTTGCTCAGGCCGGCCCAGGAGGAACGGTTGAAGGCGCCGACATTGTACAGGCTGTCCCGGAATACTTTGAAAACCGGATAAAAGTAGAAAATGCCCAGGCCGGCGAGCAGCGGCAGGATCATGCCGTACCCCCATGCCCAGTCAATCCGCTTCTGCCGGTTGATATGCACTCTGGCTGTCATGCCGGTACCTCCTTTGTTCAGGAATGCCCGGCCCGGGAACCGGGGACGGTTTCCGGGCCGGGGTGTGAATTGCCGGGATGAATGTTTTTACTGTCCCAGACGGGCCATGATGTTGTCACAGGCTTCGTCCACGGTAATCTCGAGGTTGAAGGCCCGGACCAGTTCTTCCCACATGATGTCGCCCCACTCGAGGACATAGGCGGAGGAGGGGTACACATAGGAGTAGTTGGCTGCAGCGTCAGAGAAGATCTTCATGTTGTACTGCGGATAAGCATCGAAGAACTTGTCGGAGTACTCCATGTAGGAGGTGATCACGATACCCGTGGGAGCCAGCTTCTCATTGACTTCAGCGCCGGCCAGGTAAGCGAGCCATGCGTACGCTTCGTCCGGATGCGCGGAGAAGACGGAGAGGCAGTTGGCCTTGCCGTGGATGACGGAGGCACGGTTGCCGCTGGACATCAGGGGCAGTTCCACCACGTCGCAGACATCCTTCACGGTGGAGTCATCGGAGGCATAGTAGGCAACCAGCCAGTCACCGGAGAAGATCATGCCCAGCTTGCCGGCCATGAACCGGAGATAGCCTTCGGTTTCTTCCAGGGAAGCTTCAGAGGGGGATACGTTTTCCTTCATCAGGTCAACCCAGCACTGGATGCCGGCGCGGGTCTTCGGATCGTTGAAACCGAACTTGTCGCCGTCCACGAA
It encodes the following:
- a CDS encoding carbohydrate ABC transporter permease, translating into MDTAIRRTHPRRRPEYGKIVIYIVLLLGCVITLAPFVWMFLTSMKTSMEAVSIPPSILPRAWNTDAYTSLGNKLPFFQMYWNTILTSVIIVAGQLLLCSLAGYAFARIRFPGRNFLFVLCLSVLMIPSSFLILPQYLIIQKMKLLNTLHAIYLPNLFSAFGTFLMRQFFMTIPLELEDAARIDGCGHGRTYLRIMLPLIKPGLVSLGVLTLRFAWNNLMWPMIVNTEKAKMTLSAGLSYLQGQYITDYPSIMAGAMLATIPLIIIYAIFQRQFIEGIALTGIK
- a CDS encoding sugar ABC transporter permease — protein: MTARVHINRQKRIDWAWGYGMILPLLAGLGIFYFYPVFKVFRDSLYNVGAFNRSSWAGLSNYTKMFQDGTMWQSLGNTLMYAVIIIPLTVVLALILAALLNTRIRGRDVFRVIFFIPTVTMAAAIAMVWRWIFNGDFGILNHLIKSLGGTPQPWLSGKDTVLVCISIVSIWMGIGYNMIILLAGIQGISSTYYEAAELEGAGKIRQFLSITIPLVTPTLFFVVITTVISTLQIFDTIYMMLPTKSIAMKYAQSIVMYFYRNAFEYSAKGYASAIAVLLFVIIMVLTLIQMRMQKKWVHYD